The following coding sequences are from one Lolium rigidum isolate FL_2022 chromosome 6, APGP_CSIRO_Lrig_0.1, whole genome shotgun sequence window:
- the LOC124666144 gene encoding CRM-domain containing factor CFM9, mitochondrial-like: MAFRLLSHQNLRKLSASFTLLNPSQKTLLSPSLPSLRTDFISPGKYSSPFYPFVNSWGARWASYESVNLVLSDDGKPKFEIEEVEPSKKGRYQTKRRLKLQRKREKKKRKEANKNDPRRIRPKGKKIKQKFPTAEARLKYKIEKARLKEAMLVEKLKRYEVAKAQGPVAKPEDLNGEERFYLKKVSQKKSNYVPIGRRGVFGGVILNMHLHWKKHETVKVICKPCKPGQIQEYASEIARLSGGVPINVVGNDTIVFYRGKDYVQPEVMSPIDTLSKKKALEKSKYEQSLETVRRFIAVSEKELELYYRHVALYGKPESENTDLVHGYGREASSLEMVELKHCGKDQGPHLAGKDFSDIDTMDTSESDEEYDSSSESDVNNVVTGDAIESSEDTDVLDNRVL, from the exons ATGGCATTCCGTCTACTGTCACATCAAAATCTGAGGAAGTTGTCCgcttctttcactctccttaatccatCCCAGAAGACACTACTTTCACCTTCCCTTCCATCTCTCAG AACTGATTTTATTTCCCCTGGCAAATACTCAAGCCCATTTTACCCGTTTGTGAATTCATGGGGTGCTCGATGGGCTAGCTATGAGTCAGTGAATCTTGTTCTGTCAGACGATGGGAAACCCAagtttgagattgaagaggtggaGCCCTCCAAGAAGGGGAGGTATCAGACAAAGAGGCGTTTGAAACTTCAGAGAAAACGGGAAAAGAAGAAGCGGAAGGAGGCCAATAAGAATGATCCACGGCGTATCAGACCCAAGGgcaaaaaaataaaacagaaatttcCTACAGCTGAAGCTCGGCTCAAATACAAGATCGAGAAG GCCAGATTAAAAGAAGCTATGCTGGTTGAGAAACTAAAGAGGTATGAGGTTGCGAAAGCTCAAGGCCCTGTCGCTAAACCAGAGGATCTCAATGGCGAGGAAAGATTTTATTTGAAGAAAGTTTCACAGAAAAAGTCAAATTATGTCCCAATTGGAAGGCGGGGTGTTTTTGGGGGTGTAATTCTGAACATGCATTTGCATTGGAAGAAACATGAGACTGTCAAGGTTATCTGTAAGCCTTGCAAACCAGGGCAAATTCAGGAGTATGCAAGTGAGATTGCTCGACTGAGTGGTGGTGTTCCTATTAATGTTGTTGGAAATGACACCATAGTCTTCTACCGAGGAAAGGACTATGTTCAGCCAGAGGTCATGTCACCAATTGATACACTGTCAAAGAAAAAG GCACTTGAAAAATCAAAATACGAACAATCGCTGGAGACAGTTCGACGTTTCATTGCAGTATCTGAAAAGGAGCTCGAACTATACTATCGGCATGTTGCACTTTATGGAAAACCAGAATCCGAGAATACTGATCTGGTTCATGGTTATGGTAGGGAAGCTTCTTCACTAGAAATGGTGGAGTTAAAACATTGTGGAAAGGACCAAGGACCTCATCTGGCTGGTAAAGATTTCTCTGATATTGACACGATGGATACATCCGAATCTGATGAAGAATATGATTCTAGTAGTGAATCTGATGTCAATAATGTTGTGACTGGAGATGCTATAGAAAGTTCTGAGGACACTGATGTTTTGGATAATCGGGTGCTCTAG
- the LOC124662274 gene encoding EP1-like glycoprotein 2, giving the protein MRRATATIVGAVALCWCLLLAGGGVLAQPFDYPTASVPATWANTDASLPHHVVYADGSVARAALLRLNTAGYGPSFAFGFFCTNHLTAPCSDFLLGVAVVYCNSGALMTSVTSGIPQVVWSANRGTPVGAGAVAELTAEGDLVLRSSPGGKVVWSAGTKGRSVAGARIGSDGNLVLFDGTNRTVWQSFDHPTDALLVGQSLQHGARLTANTSTADWRNGRIYLAVEDESLSAYVDAKPPQRYYHLGFEKAPGAYATYSNGSLAVFAQPGDTTPLTPIQLPAVGAGTVQYMRLEHDGHLRLYEWRSNTQGWAPVFDVLRLFPDDGCSYPTVCGAYGVCTDAQCSCPDAANFRPVDFRRPNRGCVPIATPATSCGSSRRQGTQHRLVSLQNTGYFNDHATSMRAVERVSEEACKKACLDDCKCAAAQFYYGPDAGDGFCYLQSEVFSLQTLQPEVVHYNSTMHIKVQAKSARS; this is encoded by the coding sequence ATGCGGCGTGCTACCGCCACAATCGTCGGCGCCGTCGCCCTCTGCTGgtgcctcctcctcgccggcggcggcgttctCGCGCAGCCGTTCGACTACCCGACGGCGAGCGTGCCGGCGACCTGGGCCAACACGGACGCGTCCCTGCCGCACCACGTCGTCTACGCCGACGGCTCCGTGGCGCGCGCCGCACTGCTGCGGCTCAACACGGCCGGCTACGGGCCGTCCTTCGCCTTCGGCTTCTTCTGCACCAACCACCTTACTGCCCCGTGCAGCGACTTCCTCCTCGGCGTCGCGGTCGTATACTGCAACAGCGGCGCGCTCATGACGTCTGTCACCTCCGGCATCCCGCAGGTTGTCTGGTCGGCCAACCGCGGCACGCCCGTCGGGGCGGGCGCCGTCGCGGAGCTCACGGCGGAGGGCGACCTGGTGCTCAGATCATCACCCGGCGGCAAGGTGGTGTGGTCAGCGGGCACCAAGGGGCGGTCCGTCGCCGGGGCGCGCATCGGCAGCGACGGCAACCTGGTACTGTTCGACGGGACGAACAGGACGGTGTGGCAGTCGTTCGACCACCCCACGGACGCGCTCCTCGTCGGGCAGTCGCTCCAGCACGGCGCGCGGCTCACCGCCAACACGTCGACCGCGGACTGGCGCAACGGCCGGATCTACCTCGCCGTCGAAGACGAAAGCCTCAGCGCCTACGTCGACGCCAAGCCGCCACAGCGCTACTACCACCTCGGCTTCGAGAAGGCCCCCGGCGCCTACGCGACGTACTCCAACGGCAGCCTCGCCGTGTTCGCCCAGCCAGGCGACACAACCCCGCTCACCCCCATCCAGCTGCCCGCCGTCGGCGCCGGCACGGTGCAGTACATGCGGCTGGAGCACGACGGCCACCTCCGGCTCTACGAGTGGCGCTCCAACACACAGGGCTGGGCGCCGGTGTTCGACGTGCTGCGCCTCTTCCCGGACGACGGGTGCTCGTACCCGACGGTCTGCGGCGCGTACGGCGTGTGCACGGACGCGCAGTGCAGCTGCCCCGACGCGGCCAACTTCCGGCCGGTGGACTTCCGGCGGCCCAACCGCGGCTGCGTCCCAATAGCAACGCCGGCGACGTCGTGCGGCTCGTCACGGCGGCAGGGCACGCAGCACCGGCTGGTGTCGCTGCAGAACACGGGGTACTTCAACGACCACGCCACGAGCATGCGGGCCGTGGAGAGGGTGAGCGAGGAGGCGTGCAAGAAGGCATGCCTGGACGACTGCAAGTGCGCGGCGGCGCAGTTCTACTACGGCCCCGACGCCGGCGACGGGTTCTGCTACCTGCAGTCGGAGGTGTTCTCGCTGCAGACGCTGCAGCCGGAGGTCGTGCACTACAACTCCACCATGCACATCAAGGTGCAGGCCAAATCGGCCAGGTCTTGA
- the LOC124661772 gene encoding RNA-binding protein 24-A-like, translating into MSAQAMSATGDTTLTKVFVGGLAWETHKEGVRGYFERFGEILEAVVIFDKSTGRSKGYGFVTFREAEAAMRACLDPYPVIDGRRANCNLAYLGVQRSKPQLSPYLQPAVGHVHGGSNMNTRAMKAAAIAGGASFVDHGIQQGIPAAAYNLYGYSPYFSDYSYQPMTYYQAYGGLAGGEQYQVYNGNAGAAATVPAAGLTLADPSGLYNPYYQYSPVSAHAAYNMMHYPQMYHYAAVGALPESSPTAVSSLHRFLGAAAFEPNTAGGQAAAMAMSRTAPALSAPPTPQYQHRLVSSMPPATPDQKRPLA; encoded by the exons ATGTCGGCTCAGGCGATGTCGGCGACGGGcgacacgacgctgacgaaggtgTTCGTGGGAGGTCTGGCGTGGGAGACGCACAAGGAGGGCGTGCGCGGCTACTTCGAGCGCTTCGGAGAGATCCTCGAGGCCGTCGTCATCTTCGACAAGAGCACCGGCAGATCCAAGGGCTACGGATTC GTCACGTTCCGTGAAGCTGAGGCGGCCATGAGGGCGTGCCTCGACCCGTACCCGGTGATCGACGGCAGGAGGGCCAACTGCAACCTCGCCTACCTCGGGGTCCAAAGGTCCAAGCCACAACTGTCGCCGTATCTGCAACCAG CAGTAGGCCATGTCCATGGTGGAAGCAACATGAACACGAGGGCAATGAAAGCCGCTGCCATTGCTGGTGGTGCCAGCTTCGTCGACCATGGCATCCAGCAAGGGATCCCTGCTGCCGCCTACAATTTGTACGG GTATTCTCCATATTTCTCGGACTACAGCTATCAGCCCATG ACATACTATCAGGCGTATGGCGGGCTGGCCGGAGGAGAGCAGTATCAGGTCTACAATGGTAATGCTGGCGCCGCTGCCACAGTTCCAGCGGCGGGGCTAACATTGGCTGATCCTTCTGGGTTGTACAACCCCTACTACCAGTATAGTCCGGTGAGTGCCCATGCTGCGTACAACATGATGCACTACCCTCAAATGTACCACTACGCGGCGGTCGGCGCACTGCCGGAGAGCAGCCCTACCGCGGTGTCTAGCCTCCACCGGTTCCTTGGCGCCGCTGCCTTTGAGCCTAATACTGCAGGGGGCCAAGCAGCAG CCATGGCAATGTCTCGGACAGCTCCAGCTCTGTCGGCACCACCGACACCACAGTACCAGCATAGGCTCGTCTCTTCCATGCCGCCTGCAACACCAGATCAGAAGAGGCCCTTAGCCTAA